CGAACAAGCCCCAGGGAAAAGAATCAACACACGACCCGACCCAAGAGCCTCGGTCACAGAACTCCATCCACAGTGGGTTAAGAAACCACCGATTGATGGATGGGCCATGATCCGCTTTTGTGGAGCCCAACCGACCCAAACTAAACCACGACCAGAAACCCGAGCTTCGAAACCTGTTATAATCAGAACTCCTTCATCTCGTCCTGACTCAGAGTCAACTCAGTACCGAGTGCAACGTAAAGGACGGAGTTTTCGGTTTTCTTGTCCAGCCATTGTTTTAACAAGTCCCAGCTCTCGTCCCTCTCGCCGTCATTGGCCTCCGCCGGAAGCAACCCCACAGGAATGACCGGCTTCCGGTAGAGCTTTTGAAGGAGACTGAGTGAGTCAGACTCAAACTCAGGACAGCTCCTGATAGCCACGAATCGGCAGCCTTCAATCACCTTTGCGAAACGGAAGAAATCGGAAGCATCCGAGTCCATGCATTCCTAGTGGTAAATAACCTCGTATAGCCTGAAAGCGACGTTGGACGGAAACGGGATCCACTCAGGTACCACAGTTAAGTCCTCCAACGGCTGTTGATCGCGGAGGAGAATCTCCTCCGGCGAGCCAAGGAAAGCGAGTACGCTGGCATTGAATATGCTGAAGAAGACTGAGTTGATACCGAGTCGAGTGGCTACTTGGGGCAACCAGTGGGGAACAAAGTCATGGATGAGCCAGTTGACATCGGAGTTCTGTAGAAACTCAGTGAGAGGAGGTTGGAGCTGATCGTACGCTCGTTTCAGATACGGGACTAGGCGGAAGGGCAACTCGGAGGTGGACTCGACGGAGTCGGGCAAGCCATGGACGGGAGGCAGAGGCAGTGGCACCATGGTTACAAGCGAGGATAAATTTGGAGCAATTTGAGAGAGGCGATGGAGGTTTTTAGGGGTGGAGATGAATGAAATACGGTGACCCAGTTGAGCTAAGTGGTTGGAGAGACGAAGAAAAGGCAGGAAGTGGCCAAAGGCCAGCCATGGAAACACAGCTATGTGAAGCTTCTGATGCTCTTTCTTCATCTCATCCATGGCAATGGTGATGTGAGGTTGAAGAAGAGTCGTCACATCATAAAGTAGTATCGTAGATAGTGATTCGTGAGCAAGGGATGGCCCACCACAGTCTATTGCCGCGAATCACTCCTAAACATTATCCTAATTAGGTGAAAATtcaattattcatttattggaCATAACAGCACGATTTTGACACTGTATCCAACAAATTCATGTTCATacgaaaatacaaaaatatctttttgATGAACTTCCTAAGCTACCCTCCTACTCTTCTAATAAATTGTGTGTGATAGTGATAAGTTGgacaattttgtaaaaaaacacaaaaattaaaatatttttttaaatatagaagttagaaaattgttttcaaatttataacGGTTGGTGaggaatcaaataaaaattgtcttttgaaaaaaacaacCCTAATTTAAGTATGATGTAACTATACTGAAGTTATCTCTTTTAATTGACAACTTGGAATtgatatttcaaaaattgggctacaaatttgaaaatatttttgcaaCTACTATAAatcttaaatgatttttataattacctcttttttacaattttatgtaTAGTAGAGTATGGGTGGAAGCTTGtttgagaactgtttttaaagtcaattttctgtttttaaaaatagaaaattaatttccaCACTTGAAAATAAGTTTggcaattttttgaaaataatttttgaaaattt
Above is a window of Vitis vinifera cultivar Pinot Noir 40024 chromosome 11, ASM3070453v1 DNA encoding:
- the LOC109123363 gene encoding UDP-glycosyltransferase 91C1, producing the protein MDSDASDFFRFAKVIEGCRFVAIRSCPEFESDSLSLLQKLYRKPVIPVGLLPAEANDGERDESWDLLKQWLDKKTENSVLYVALGFEARVSGRGLVWVGWAPQKRIMAHPSIGGFLTHCGWSSVTEALGSGRVLILFPGACSDQGLMARLLVGKQVGLEIPRNEQDGSFTSDSVSESIRRVMVEEEGEQLKRNAWAMKEIFGNVQLQNKYLDEFTRVLESELVLTKST
- the LOC100264656 gene encoding UDP-glycosyltransferase 91C1, with amino-acid sequence MDEMKKEHQKLHIAVFPWLAFGHFLPFLRLSNHLAQLGHRISFISTPKNLHRLSQIAPNLSSLVTMVPLPLPPVHGLPDSVESTSELPFRLVPYLKRAYDQLQPPLTEFLQNSDVNWLIHDFVPHWLPQVATRLGINSVFFSIFNASVLAFLGSPEEILLRDQQPLEDLTVVPEWIPFPSNVAFRLYEVIYH